A window of Etheostoma spectabile isolate EspeVRDwgs_2016 chromosome 18, UIUC_Espe_1.0, whole genome shotgun sequence contains these coding sequences:
- the mideasa gene encoding mitotic deacetylase associated SANT domain protein a isoform X3: MSLPSQVHTDKSGKHRAAAMKEPVQHSGEVYYGIGPPTLESSHSDSASSSAVYNPEKGPQSLAHYQQAAPVKWMHQDSVQAPGWSQEAPASAWGQNFGPYMSGANVRGQMAFHKGVHEGVALPMGGENPLPGPVEVYRDAAQAQAQGRGLEWEQHAAMHQAQLHVYQNTHKGVELQGQSHVPSHPLQGSMLQPFQTTFRPSKQQFSSGYYSVFPGNKGIPSMAYSDQPKNQQQLLHHMQQQQQQQQMHHNRQQQQQQQQQQQLQQHHLQLHQQQHLQHHQIQRHQMQQQQQQQQQQQLQQMQQQYHQQQLQERQQQIQQMQQQQQQQQQQQVQQQNVPQQETTQPQVQPNQQQTQNFVIFQPPKPGPADTASKEDVQSVVPQQEPEAQSSDASPVPHPCPEKVATNPAELSDAVLAAPRRSRRLSREGQSPLAPPSTNIWSQASKEPPPSHNGVAGTQAVKGGEVTTGGVIRRRRRASKEINLETLAQKASEMESLPAKMFKQEDGSSGRQATMLPLVIPVSVPVHSRQADPQGGWTPGRFSQGERPAGQSDRKPSVIVARRRSLRTSMTESFGQDGETDPEPDEDGKSKFKRRPRPEPLIIPPHKPSTFIPPSLYSSISSYQSNLRSPVRLPDNPLTLPPYTPPPILSPVREGSGLYFSTFLTNIAVSNQILPPPPAPKSATRSLLRSTSSEVTPPVLSLITDAAPASLEPRINIGQKYQAEIPDLQDQPFSQFDLHKADLVWVPMADSHLKHVEDLLNMACCSVLRGGGTNQELVLHCLHECGGDFLETLGRLMLQDPVFPKGHHLADYHYSGSDCWTAEEKCYFNKGISAYRKDFFMVQKLVQTKTVAQCVEFYYTYKKQVKIGRNGILTFGPPDSPGEKPTEVVVDIKSSQQTKMAQGERDGDVNKDVSYESSQRARVAQSLQAHDYAGTLPVMKEPHILNKEAQHPPVPHRPRAEPAAKKSRAPAKPPPDPDAVFPCKKCGRVFYKVKSRSAHMKSHAEQEKKAAALRQKEEEEQAVAEARARKVAAVAAAMVATNQGGNGLTEQAEFSSHEDSSEKEDEKDEDWH; the protein is encoded by the exons ATGAGTCTTCCTTCTCAAGTTCATACTGACAAGAGCGGCAAGCACCGGGCTGCAGCCATGAAAGAGCCCGTGCAGCATTCAGGCGAGGTTTATTATGGTATCGGACCTCCGACGTTAGAGTCAAGCCACAGTGACTCTGCTAGCAGCTCTGCGGTTTACAACCCAGAGAAAGGGCCCCAAAGTCTAGCTCACTATCAACAGGCTGCTCCAGTAAAGTGGATGCACCAGGACTCTGTACAGGCCCCCGGCTGGTCTCAGGAGGCTCCTGCTTCAGCCTGGGGCCAGAACTTTGGCCCCTATATGAGTGGAGCGAATGTCAGGGGTCAAATGGCGTTCCACAAAGGAGTCCATGAGGGTGTAGCTCTGCCAATGGGGGGAGAAAATCCACTGCCAGGACCTGTTGAGGTTTACAGAGATGCCGCCCAGGCTCAAGCTCAGGGGAGGGGGCTTGAGTGGGAGCAGCACGCTGCAATGCACCAGGCTCAGCTGCATGTATATCAAAACACCCACAAAGGTGTGGAGCTCCAGGGTCAGTCCCATGTACCTTCTCACCCTTTGCAGGGGTCTATGCTGCAGCCCTTCCAGACAACATTTAGACCCAGCAAGCAACAGTTTTCATCAGGTTATTACTCTGTTTTTCCAGGCAACAAGGGAATTCCGAGCATGGCGTACAGTGATCAGCCTAAAAATCAACAACAGCTACTACACCatatgcagcagcagcagcagcagcaacaaatgCACCACAATCgccagcagcaacaacaacaacaacaacaacagcagctgcagcagcatcaCCTTCAGTTGCATCAGCAGCAACATCTGCAGCATCACCAAATCCAACGGCATCAAatgcaacagcagcaacaacaacaacagcaacaacagctgCAGCAAATGCAGCAACAGTATCACCAGCAACAGTTACAGGAGCGACAGCAACAAATTCAGCAaatgcagcaacaacaacaacaacaacaacaacagcaagtGCAACAACAAAATGTGCCACAGCAAGAAACAACACAACCTCAGGTGCAACCAAACCAGCAACAAACCCAGaactttgtgatttttcagcCTCCTAAGCCTGGTCCAGCTGACACAGCTTCTAAAGAGGATGTCCAGTCAGTGGTGCCGCAGCAAGAACCAGAGGCCCAGAGCAGTGATGCATCACCCGTACCTCATCCATGCCCCGAAAAGGTAGCCACAAACCCTGCAGAGCTTTCAGATGCAGTGCTGGCTGCCCCTCGGCGTTCACGTCGCCTTTCCAGGGAGGGACAGTCCCCACTGGCACCCCCTTCAACAAACATTTGGTCTCAAGCATCCAAAGAGCCTCCACCATCCCATAACGGAGTAGCGGGcactcaggctgttaaaggaggGGAAGTGACAACAGGAGGGGTCATCCGTAGGAGAAGGAGAGCATCTAAGGAGATCAACTTGGAAACTCTGGCCCAGAAGGCTTCAGAAATGGAGTCCTTGCCTGCTAAAATGTTCaag CAGGAAGATGGTTCTTCAGGCAGACAGGCCACTATGCTACCTCTGGTTATCCCTGTATCAGTGCCAGTGCACAGTAGACAAGCAGATCCTCAGGGTGGCTGGACTCCGGGACGATTTAGCCAGGGTGAGAGGCCTGCCGGACAGTCCGATCGCAAACCTTCGGTCATTGTGGCTCGTCGGCGATCACTCAGAACCTCCATGACCGAGAGTTTTGGCCAG GATGGGGAAACCGACCCAGAGCCGGACGAGGATGGAAAATCCAAATTTAAGCGCCGACCTCGTCCTGAGCCTCTCATCATCCCTCCGCACAAACCATCCAccttcatccctccatccctctacTCCAGCATCTCTTCCTACCAGAGCAACCTGCGCTCTCCGGTCCGCCTGCCGGACAACCCCCTCACGCTGCCCCCGTACACGCCTCCACCCATCCTGTCTCCTGTGCGCGAGGGCTCAGGACTCTACTTCTCCACCTTCCTGACCAACATCGCCGTAAGCAACCAAATCCTGCCGCCGCCACCTGCGCCCAAATCTGCGACGCGCAGTCTGTTGCGCTCCA caagtTCAGAAGTCACACCTCCTGTTCTGTCCTTGATCACTGATGCAGCACCTGCTAGCCTTGAACC acGTATCAACATCGGGCAAAAATACCAGGCAGAAATTCCCGACTTGCAGGATCAACCTTTCTCCCAGTTTGACCTGCACAAGGCTGACTTGGTTTGGGTCCCTATGGCTGACTCCCACCTCAAACACG tggaGGATTTGCTGAACATGGCTTGTTGCAGTGTGCTCAGGGGCGGAGGAACCAACCAGGAGCTGGTTTTACACTGTTTACATGAATGCGGAGGGGATTTCCTT GAAACATTGGGACGTTTGATGCTTCAGGACCCAGTTTTCCCCAAGGGTCATCACCTGGCAGATTATCACTACTCAG GCTCTGACTGCTGGACTGCAGAAGAGAAGTGCTACTTCAATAAGGGGATCTCTGCCTACAGGAAGGACTTCTTCATGGTGCAGAAATTG GTGCAGACCAAAACTGTGGCTCAGTGTGTGGAGTTCTACTACACATATAAGAAACAGGTGAAGATTGGACGCAACGGGATTTTAACCTTTGGCCCGCCAGATTCACCAGGGGAGAAGCCCACAGAGGTTGTGGTGGACATTAAG AGTTCACAGCAGACAAAAATGGCTcaaggagagagggatggagatgTAAACAAGGATGTTTCTTACGAGAGCAGCCAGCGGGCAAGGGTTGCTCAGTCACTACAGGCTCATGACTAT GCAGGGACGTTGCCGGTGATGAAAGAGCCACACATTTTGAATAAGGAGGCTCAACACCCGCCAGTACCTCACAGGCCTCGGGCTGAGCCTGCAGCAAAGAAGAGCAGAGCTCCAGCGAAGCCCCCACCGGATCCTGATGCAGTATTTCCGTGCAAGAAATGTGGCAG GGTGTTTTATAAAGTGAAGAGTCGAAGTGCCCACATGAAGAGTCATGCGGAGCAGGAGAAGAAGGCTGCAGCGCTGCgtcagaaggaggaggaggagcaggccGTAGCTGAAGCTCGGGCCAGGAAGGTAGCAGCAGTGGCGGCGGCGATGGTGGCGACTAATCAGGGAGGAAACGGATTGACAGAGCAGGCAGAGTTCAGCAGCCATGAAGACTCATCTGAGAAAGAGGATGAAAAAGATGAAGACTGGCACTga
- the mideasa gene encoding mitotic deacetylase associated SANT domain protein a isoform X2 translates to MSLPSQVHTDKSGKHRAAAMKEPVQHSGEVYYGIGPPTLESSHSDSASSSAVYNPEKGPQSLAHYQQAAPVKWMHQDSVQAPGWSQEAPASAWGQNFGPYMSGANVRGQMAFHKGVHEGVALPMGGENPLPGPVEVYRDAAQAQAQGRGLEWEQHAAMHQAQLHVYQNTHKGVELQGQSHVPSHPLQGSMLQPFQTTFRPSKQQFSSGYYSVFPGNKGIPSMAYSDQPKNQQQLLHHMQQQQQQQQMHHNRQQQQQQQQQQQLQQHHLQLHQQQHLQHHQIQRHQMQQQQQQQQQQQLQQMQQQYHQQQLQERQQQIQQMQQQQQQQQQQQVQQQNVPQQETTQPQVQPNQQQTQNFVIFQPPKPGPADTASKEDVQSVVPQQEPEAQSSDASPVPHPCPEKVATNPAELSDAVLAAPRRSRRLSREGQSPLAPPSTNIWSQASKEPPPSHNGVAGTQAVKGGEVTTGGVIRRRRRASKEINLETLAQKASEMESLPAKMFKEDGSSGRQATMLPLVIPVSVPVHSRQADPQGGWTPGRFSQGERPAGQSDRKPSVIVARRRSLRTSMTESFGQDGETDPEPDEDGKSKFKRRPRPEPLIIPPHKPSTFIPPSLYSSISSYQSNLRSPVRLPDNPLTLPPYTPPPILSPVREGSGLYFSTFLTNIAVSNQILPPPPAPKSATRSLLRSTSSEVTPPVLSLITDAAPASLEPRINIGQKYQAEIPDLQDQPFSQFDLHKADLVWVPMADSHLKHGDQESMEDLLNMACCSVLRGGGTNQELVLHCLHECGGDFLETLGRLMLQDPVFPKGHHLADYHYSGSDCWTAEEKCYFNKGISAYRKDFFMVQKLVQTKTVAQCVEFYYTYKKQVKIGRNGILTFGPPDSPGEKPTEVVVDIKSSQQTKMAQGERDGDVNKDVSYESSQRARVAQSLQAHDYAGTLPVMKEPHILNKEAQHPPVPHRPRAEPAAKKSRAPAKPPPDPDAVFPCKKCGRVFYKVKSRSAHMKSHAEQEKKAAALRQKEEEEQAVAEARARKVAAVAAAMVATNQGGNGLTEQAEFSSHEDSSEKEDEKDEDWH, encoded by the exons ATGAGTCTTCCTTCTCAAGTTCATACTGACAAGAGCGGCAAGCACCGGGCTGCAGCCATGAAAGAGCCCGTGCAGCATTCAGGCGAGGTTTATTATGGTATCGGACCTCCGACGTTAGAGTCAAGCCACAGTGACTCTGCTAGCAGCTCTGCGGTTTACAACCCAGAGAAAGGGCCCCAAAGTCTAGCTCACTATCAACAGGCTGCTCCAGTAAAGTGGATGCACCAGGACTCTGTACAGGCCCCCGGCTGGTCTCAGGAGGCTCCTGCTTCAGCCTGGGGCCAGAACTTTGGCCCCTATATGAGTGGAGCGAATGTCAGGGGTCAAATGGCGTTCCACAAAGGAGTCCATGAGGGTGTAGCTCTGCCAATGGGGGGAGAAAATCCACTGCCAGGACCTGTTGAGGTTTACAGAGATGCCGCCCAGGCTCAAGCTCAGGGGAGGGGGCTTGAGTGGGAGCAGCACGCTGCAATGCACCAGGCTCAGCTGCATGTATATCAAAACACCCACAAAGGTGTGGAGCTCCAGGGTCAGTCCCATGTACCTTCTCACCCTTTGCAGGGGTCTATGCTGCAGCCCTTCCAGACAACATTTAGACCCAGCAAGCAACAGTTTTCATCAGGTTATTACTCTGTTTTTCCAGGCAACAAGGGAATTCCGAGCATGGCGTACAGTGATCAGCCTAAAAATCAACAACAGCTACTACACCatatgcagcagcagcagcagcagcaacaaatgCACCACAATCgccagcagcaacaacaacaacaacaacaacagcagctgcagcagcatcaCCTTCAGTTGCATCAGCAGCAACATCTGCAGCATCACCAAATCCAACGGCATCAAatgcaacagcagcaacaacaacaacagcaacaacagctgCAGCAAATGCAGCAACAGTATCACCAGCAACAGTTACAGGAGCGACAGCAACAAATTCAGCAaatgcagcaacaacaacaacaacaacaacaacagcaagtGCAACAACAAAATGTGCCACAGCAAGAAACAACACAACCTCAGGTGCAACCAAACCAGCAACAAACCCAGaactttgtgatttttcagcCTCCTAAGCCTGGTCCAGCTGACACAGCTTCTAAAGAGGATGTCCAGTCAGTGGTGCCGCAGCAAGAACCAGAGGCCCAGAGCAGTGATGCATCACCCGTACCTCATCCATGCCCCGAAAAGGTAGCCACAAACCCTGCAGAGCTTTCAGATGCAGTGCTGGCTGCCCCTCGGCGTTCACGTCGCCTTTCCAGGGAGGGACAGTCCCCACTGGCACCCCCTTCAACAAACATTTGGTCTCAAGCATCCAAAGAGCCTCCACCATCCCATAACGGAGTAGCGGGcactcaggctgttaaaggaggGGAAGTGACAACAGGAGGGGTCATCCGTAGGAGAAGGAGAGCATCTAAGGAGATCAACTTGGAAACTCTGGCCCAGAAGGCTTCAGAAATGGAGTCCTTGCCTGCTAAAATGTTCaag GAAGATGGTTCTTCAGGCAGACAGGCCACTATGCTACCTCTGGTTATCCCTGTATCAGTGCCAGTGCACAGTAGACAAGCAGATCCTCAGGGTGGCTGGACTCCGGGACGATTTAGCCAGGGTGAGAGGCCTGCCGGACAGTCCGATCGCAAACCTTCGGTCATTGTGGCTCGTCGGCGATCACTCAGAACCTCCATGACCGAGAGTTTTGGCCAG GATGGGGAAACCGACCCAGAGCCGGACGAGGATGGAAAATCCAAATTTAAGCGCCGACCTCGTCCTGAGCCTCTCATCATCCCTCCGCACAAACCATCCAccttcatccctccatccctctacTCCAGCATCTCTTCCTACCAGAGCAACCTGCGCTCTCCGGTCCGCCTGCCGGACAACCCCCTCACGCTGCCCCCGTACACGCCTCCACCCATCCTGTCTCCTGTGCGCGAGGGCTCAGGACTCTACTTCTCCACCTTCCTGACCAACATCGCCGTAAGCAACCAAATCCTGCCGCCGCCACCTGCGCCCAAATCTGCGACGCGCAGTCTGTTGCGCTCCA caagtTCAGAAGTCACACCTCCTGTTCTGTCCTTGATCACTGATGCAGCACCTGCTAGCCTTGAACC acGTATCAACATCGGGCAAAAATACCAGGCAGAAATTCCCGACTTGCAGGATCAACCTTTCTCCCAGTTTGACCTGCACAAGGCTGACTTGGTTTGGGTCCCTATGGCTGACTCCCACCTCAAACACGGTGACCAAGAGAGCA tggaGGATTTGCTGAACATGGCTTGTTGCAGTGTGCTCAGGGGCGGAGGAACCAACCAGGAGCTGGTTTTACACTGTTTACATGAATGCGGAGGGGATTTCCTT GAAACATTGGGACGTTTGATGCTTCAGGACCCAGTTTTCCCCAAGGGTCATCACCTGGCAGATTATCACTACTCAG GCTCTGACTGCTGGACTGCAGAAGAGAAGTGCTACTTCAATAAGGGGATCTCTGCCTACAGGAAGGACTTCTTCATGGTGCAGAAATTG GTGCAGACCAAAACTGTGGCTCAGTGTGTGGAGTTCTACTACACATATAAGAAACAGGTGAAGATTGGACGCAACGGGATTTTAACCTTTGGCCCGCCAGATTCACCAGGGGAGAAGCCCACAGAGGTTGTGGTGGACATTAAG AGTTCACAGCAGACAAAAATGGCTcaaggagagagggatggagatgTAAACAAGGATGTTTCTTACGAGAGCAGCCAGCGGGCAAGGGTTGCTCAGTCACTACAGGCTCATGACTAT GCAGGGACGTTGCCGGTGATGAAAGAGCCACACATTTTGAATAAGGAGGCTCAACACCCGCCAGTACCTCACAGGCCTCGGGCTGAGCCTGCAGCAAAGAAGAGCAGAGCTCCAGCGAAGCCCCCACCGGATCCTGATGCAGTATTTCCGTGCAAGAAATGTGGCAG GGTGTTTTATAAAGTGAAGAGTCGAAGTGCCCACATGAAGAGTCATGCGGAGCAGGAGAAGAAGGCTGCAGCGCTGCgtcagaaggaggaggaggagcaggccGTAGCTGAAGCTCGGGCCAGGAAGGTAGCAGCAGTGGCGGCGGCGATGGTGGCGACTAATCAGGGAGGAAACGGATTGACAGAGCAGGCAGAGTTCAGCAGCCATGAAGACTCATCTGAGAAAGAGGATGAAAAAGATGAAGACTGGCACTga
- the mideasa gene encoding mitotic deacetylase associated SANT domain protein a isoform X1, translating into MSLPSQVHTDKSGKHRAAAMKEPVQHSGEVYYGIGPPTLESSHSDSASSSAVYNPEKGPQSLAHYQQAAPVKWMHQDSVQAPGWSQEAPASAWGQNFGPYMSGANVRGQMAFHKGVHEGVALPMGGENPLPGPVEVYRDAAQAQAQGRGLEWEQHAAMHQAQLHVYQNTHKGVELQGQSHVPSHPLQGSMLQPFQTTFRPSKQQFSSGYYSVFPGNKGIPSMAYSDQPKNQQQLLHHMQQQQQQQQMHHNRQQQQQQQQQQQLQQHHLQLHQQQHLQHHQIQRHQMQQQQQQQQQQQLQQMQQQYHQQQLQERQQQIQQMQQQQQQQQQQQVQQQNVPQQETTQPQVQPNQQQTQNFVIFQPPKPGPADTASKEDVQSVVPQQEPEAQSSDASPVPHPCPEKVATNPAELSDAVLAAPRRSRRLSREGQSPLAPPSTNIWSQASKEPPPSHNGVAGTQAVKGGEVTTGGVIRRRRRASKEINLETLAQKASEMESLPAKMFKQEDGSSGRQATMLPLVIPVSVPVHSRQADPQGGWTPGRFSQGERPAGQSDRKPSVIVARRRSLRTSMTESFGQDGETDPEPDEDGKSKFKRRPRPEPLIIPPHKPSTFIPPSLYSSISSYQSNLRSPVRLPDNPLTLPPYTPPPILSPVREGSGLYFSTFLTNIAVSNQILPPPPAPKSATRSLLRSTSSEVTPPVLSLITDAAPASLEPRINIGQKYQAEIPDLQDQPFSQFDLHKADLVWVPMADSHLKHGDQESMEDLLNMACCSVLRGGGTNQELVLHCLHECGGDFLETLGRLMLQDPVFPKGHHLADYHYSGSDCWTAEEKCYFNKGISAYRKDFFMVQKLVQTKTVAQCVEFYYTYKKQVKIGRNGILTFGPPDSPGEKPTEVVVDIKSSQQTKMAQGERDGDVNKDVSYESSQRARVAQSLQAHDYAGTLPVMKEPHILNKEAQHPPVPHRPRAEPAAKKSRAPAKPPPDPDAVFPCKKCGRVFYKVKSRSAHMKSHAEQEKKAAALRQKEEEEQAVAEARARKVAAVAAAMVATNQGGNGLTEQAEFSSHEDSSEKEDEKDEDWH; encoded by the exons ATGAGTCTTCCTTCTCAAGTTCATACTGACAAGAGCGGCAAGCACCGGGCTGCAGCCATGAAAGAGCCCGTGCAGCATTCAGGCGAGGTTTATTATGGTATCGGACCTCCGACGTTAGAGTCAAGCCACAGTGACTCTGCTAGCAGCTCTGCGGTTTACAACCCAGAGAAAGGGCCCCAAAGTCTAGCTCACTATCAACAGGCTGCTCCAGTAAAGTGGATGCACCAGGACTCTGTACAGGCCCCCGGCTGGTCTCAGGAGGCTCCTGCTTCAGCCTGGGGCCAGAACTTTGGCCCCTATATGAGTGGAGCGAATGTCAGGGGTCAAATGGCGTTCCACAAAGGAGTCCATGAGGGTGTAGCTCTGCCAATGGGGGGAGAAAATCCACTGCCAGGACCTGTTGAGGTTTACAGAGATGCCGCCCAGGCTCAAGCTCAGGGGAGGGGGCTTGAGTGGGAGCAGCACGCTGCAATGCACCAGGCTCAGCTGCATGTATATCAAAACACCCACAAAGGTGTGGAGCTCCAGGGTCAGTCCCATGTACCTTCTCACCCTTTGCAGGGGTCTATGCTGCAGCCCTTCCAGACAACATTTAGACCCAGCAAGCAACAGTTTTCATCAGGTTATTACTCTGTTTTTCCAGGCAACAAGGGAATTCCGAGCATGGCGTACAGTGATCAGCCTAAAAATCAACAACAGCTACTACACCatatgcagcagcagcagcagcagcaacaaatgCACCACAATCgccagcagcaacaacaacaacaacaacaacagcagctgcagcagcatcaCCTTCAGTTGCATCAGCAGCAACATCTGCAGCATCACCAAATCCAACGGCATCAAatgcaacagcagcaacaacaacaacagcaacaacagctgCAGCAAATGCAGCAACAGTATCACCAGCAACAGTTACAGGAGCGACAGCAACAAATTCAGCAaatgcagcaacaacaacaacaacaacaacaacagcaagtGCAACAACAAAATGTGCCACAGCAAGAAACAACACAACCTCAGGTGCAACCAAACCAGCAACAAACCCAGaactttgtgatttttcagcCTCCTAAGCCTGGTCCAGCTGACACAGCTTCTAAAGAGGATGTCCAGTCAGTGGTGCCGCAGCAAGAACCAGAGGCCCAGAGCAGTGATGCATCACCCGTACCTCATCCATGCCCCGAAAAGGTAGCCACAAACCCTGCAGAGCTTTCAGATGCAGTGCTGGCTGCCCCTCGGCGTTCACGTCGCCTTTCCAGGGAGGGACAGTCCCCACTGGCACCCCCTTCAACAAACATTTGGTCTCAAGCATCCAAAGAGCCTCCACCATCCCATAACGGAGTAGCGGGcactcaggctgttaaaggaggGGAAGTGACAACAGGAGGGGTCATCCGTAGGAGAAGGAGAGCATCTAAGGAGATCAACTTGGAAACTCTGGCCCAGAAGGCTTCAGAAATGGAGTCCTTGCCTGCTAAAATGTTCaag CAGGAAGATGGTTCTTCAGGCAGACAGGCCACTATGCTACCTCTGGTTATCCCTGTATCAGTGCCAGTGCACAGTAGACAAGCAGATCCTCAGGGTGGCTGGACTCCGGGACGATTTAGCCAGGGTGAGAGGCCTGCCGGACAGTCCGATCGCAAACCTTCGGTCATTGTGGCTCGTCGGCGATCACTCAGAACCTCCATGACCGAGAGTTTTGGCCAG GATGGGGAAACCGACCCAGAGCCGGACGAGGATGGAAAATCCAAATTTAAGCGCCGACCTCGTCCTGAGCCTCTCATCATCCCTCCGCACAAACCATCCAccttcatccctccatccctctacTCCAGCATCTCTTCCTACCAGAGCAACCTGCGCTCTCCGGTCCGCCTGCCGGACAACCCCCTCACGCTGCCCCCGTACACGCCTCCACCCATCCTGTCTCCTGTGCGCGAGGGCTCAGGACTCTACTTCTCCACCTTCCTGACCAACATCGCCGTAAGCAACCAAATCCTGCCGCCGCCACCTGCGCCCAAATCTGCGACGCGCAGTCTGTTGCGCTCCA caagtTCAGAAGTCACACCTCCTGTTCTGTCCTTGATCACTGATGCAGCACCTGCTAGCCTTGAACC acGTATCAACATCGGGCAAAAATACCAGGCAGAAATTCCCGACTTGCAGGATCAACCTTTCTCCCAGTTTGACCTGCACAAGGCTGACTTGGTTTGGGTCCCTATGGCTGACTCCCACCTCAAACACGGTGACCAAGAGAGCA tggaGGATTTGCTGAACATGGCTTGTTGCAGTGTGCTCAGGGGCGGAGGAACCAACCAGGAGCTGGTTTTACACTGTTTACATGAATGCGGAGGGGATTTCCTT GAAACATTGGGACGTTTGATGCTTCAGGACCCAGTTTTCCCCAAGGGTCATCACCTGGCAGATTATCACTACTCAG GCTCTGACTGCTGGACTGCAGAAGAGAAGTGCTACTTCAATAAGGGGATCTCTGCCTACAGGAAGGACTTCTTCATGGTGCAGAAATTG GTGCAGACCAAAACTGTGGCTCAGTGTGTGGAGTTCTACTACACATATAAGAAACAGGTGAAGATTGGACGCAACGGGATTTTAACCTTTGGCCCGCCAGATTCACCAGGGGAGAAGCCCACAGAGGTTGTGGTGGACATTAAG AGTTCACAGCAGACAAAAATGGCTcaaggagagagggatggagatgTAAACAAGGATGTTTCTTACGAGAGCAGCCAGCGGGCAAGGGTTGCTCAGTCACTACAGGCTCATGACTAT GCAGGGACGTTGCCGGTGATGAAAGAGCCACACATTTTGAATAAGGAGGCTCAACACCCGCCAGTACCTCACAGGCCTCGGGCTGAGCCTGCAGCAAAGAAGAGCAGAGCTCCAGCGAAGCCCCCACCGGATCCTGATGCAGTATTTCCGTGCAAGAAATGTGGCAG GGTGTTTTATAAAGTGAAGAGTCGAAGTGCCCACATGAAGAGTCATGCGGAGCAGGAGAAGAAGGCTGCAGCGCTGCgtcagaaggaggaggaggagcaggccGTAGCTGAAGCTCGGGCCAGGAAGGTAGCAGCAGTGGCGGCGGCGATGGTGGCGACTAATCAGGGAGGAAACGGATTGACAGAGCAGGCAGAGTTCAGCAGCCATGAAGACTCATCTGAGAAAGAGGATGAAAAAGATGAAGACTGGCACTga